Proteins from a single region of Cryptococcus neoformans var. grubii H99 chromosome 5, complete sequence:
- a CDS encoding glucose and ribitol dehydrogenase, translated as MPPPSSVPKEYRPGYIPPSITGQAQKDLPGKQRPLDPTPFNDVMADGSKYKPAGKLEGKNAVVTGGDSGIGRAVAILYALEGANVLFTYHPSEEADAKDTVDDIKKRAPKAKVEAVAAEIQTEKACFELADKIKKWSGNELHVLANNAGTQKEIPNIEDLPSEQWRHVFDVNIHSMFYLIKSLIPIMPWGSSIINNASINPFVGHPKLLDYTATKGAIVGFSRALSNQIVGERGIRVNCVCPGPIWTPLIVATMGEESLKAFGPGTPIGRAGQPVEVATAFVFLASIDSSYFTAQCFHVNGGSAY; from the exons ATgcctcccccttcttccgtcccAAAGGAGTACCGGCCTGGGTACATCCCCCCTTCCATCACCGGCCAAGCGCAAAAGGATCTCCCAGGAAAGCAAAGGCCCCTTGACCCTACCCCCTTCAACGATGTCATGGCCGATGGCTCCAAGTACAAACCCGCCGGCAAGCTTGAGGGCAAGAACGCTGTCGTGACTGGCGGCGATTCTGGTATTGGTCGAGCCGTTGCCATCCTCTA TGCTCTTGAGGGCGCCAATGTGCTCTTTACCTACCACCCCAGTGAAGAAGCCGATGCCAAGGACACCGTCGATGATATCAAGAAGCGAGCTCCCAAGGCCAAGGTTGAGGCTGTTGCGGCGGAAATCCAAACGGAAAAGGCTTGCTTCGAACTGGCTGACAAGATTAAGAAATGGAGTGGGAACGAGCTCCATGTCTT GGCCAACAATGCAGGTACTCAAAAGGAGATCCCCAACATCGAAGACCTACCGTCAGAGCAATGGAGGCACGTCTTCGACGTTAACATCCACTCCATGTTCTACCTTATTAAGAGCCTTATCCCTATTATGCCTTGGGGCTCTAGTATTATTAACAACGCTTCTATC AATCCCTTCGTTGGCCACCCTAAG CTCCTGGATTATACTGCCACTAAGGGCGCTATTGTTGGTTTCAGCCGAGCTTTGAGTAACCAGATTGTCGGCGAGAGGGGTATCCGGGTCAACTGCGTCTGCCCTGGACCTA TTTGGACTCCTCTAATTGTCGCTACCATGGGCGAAGAGTCTCTCAAGGCCTTTGGTCCTGGCA CTCCCATCGGCCGGGCTGGTCAGCCTGTTGAGGTCGCTACGGCCTTTGTTTTCCTTGCCAGCATCGACTCTTCATATTTCACCGCTCAGTGCTTCCACGTTAATGGTGGTAGCGCTTATTAA
- a CDS encoding adenylyltransferase and sulfurtransferase, which yields MQVRHEASSSRRTVVEGLPLEPEEYERYGRQMIMPDFGLPGQVNLKNAKVAVVGAGGLGCPVLQYLVGAGVGTIGIIDHDTVSMSNLHRQILHTTDRIGLNKAESACQTLRALNNKVNLIPHPVPVTPSTALDLLRPYSIILDCTDRPLTRYLLSDAAVRLDVPLVSGAAISSAGQWAVYGGKTKSGKRRACYRCIWPSILPGSVGTCEEQGVWGVVTGMIGVGMAGEAIKLIVGKEDPEPLLHLHHLGSNPLIRTIRIKPPSAKCITCGPDATITDDLDVFGYESFCAGGAETNDETGLVTGQSGHRISVQELDDLLQVDKSKVTVIDTRPQVEFGICSVPGSINMPLPTILSSPNGIQLTPDIVFICRRGNDSQIAAAALRKALDAKGDVRVRDVRGGLKAWGREVDLNFPVY from the exons ATGCAAGTACGCCACGAAGCTTCGTCCTCAAGAAGGACCGTTGTAGAAGGGTTGCCACTAGAGCCGGAAGAGTATGAGCGATATGGACGCCAAATGATCATGCCTGACTTTGGTCTGCCAG GGCAAGTGAACCTCAAGAATGCAAAAGTTGCAGTCGTCGGCGCCGGCGGACTAGGATGCCCTGTGCTTCAGTATCTTGTTGGTGCTGGTGTTG GTACGATCGGTATTATCGACCACGACACTGTTAGTATGAGCAACCTTCATAGACAAATACTGCATACAACAGACCGAATAGGCTTGAATAAAGCCGAATCAGCATGTCAAACACTCCGAGC TCTCAATAACAAGGtcaatctcatccctcATCCCGTTCCAGTCACACCTTCTACAGCATTagatcttcttcgcccCTACTCTATAATACTTGATTGTACTGACCGGCCATTGACACGTTACCTACTTTCCGACGCTGCTGTTAGGTTAGACGTACCCCTTGTTTCCGGAGCCGCCATTTCGTCGGCTGGCCAATGGGCTGTTTATGGAGGCAAGACGAAGTCCGGAAAACGTAGAGCTTGTTACAGATGTATATGGCCTAGCATCTTGCCGGGGAGTGTAGGAACATGTGAGGAGCAAGGAGTTTGGGGTGTCGTTACCGGCATGATCGGTGTTGGCATGGCTGGCGAGGCTATCAAGCTGATCGTcgggaaagaag ATCCAGAGCCTCTTCTacaccttcatcacctGGGATCTAATCCTCTAATACGGACAATACGCATAAAGCCCCCATCCGCGAAATGCATAACTTGTGGACCCGACGCTACCATAACGGATGATCTAGACGTATTCGGATATGAATCTTTCTGCGCTGGCGGAGCCGAAACGAATGATGAGACGGGATTAGTAACTGGTCAGAGTGGTCATAGAATAAGCGTGCAG GAACTTGATGACTTGTTGCAGGTTGACAAGTCCAAAGTAACGGTAATTGATACGAGACCCCAAGTTGAATTTGGAATTTGTTCCGTTCCAGGTTCTATAA ATATGCCATTACCTACTATCCTTTCAAGCCCAAATGGTATTCAATTGACCCCAGATATCGTTTTTATCTGCCGTAGAGGAAATGATTCCCAGATTGCTGCCGCTGCCCTTCGCAAAGCTCTGGATGCCAAGGGAGATGTCAGGGTGAGAGACGTTAGAGGAGGCCTGAAGGCTTGGGGTCGCGAGGTTGATCTCAATTTCCCTGTGTACTAA
- a CDS encoding prefoldin subunit: MATTSSSKQMEVNPRGIPRAPFVDNVDEYVGGKDAEVQTTIKKFEETTAKYRYMEISLQQRRKALLGKIPDITQTLQVVKYLHQRRQKALGHPIEEEKLSDDEDDLDDLDDEEKKEEQPMKTLFELNDTLYAEAEIIETGEVGLWLGANTMLMYPLEEAIDLLSSKLAAAQKSQEETIEDLEWLREQITVMEVNFARVHNWDVKRRREKGQIGQQSGLLPSGKGNDKDDSEDERD; this comes from the exons ATGGCTACTACTTCATCGTCCAAGCAAATGGAAGTCAATCCTCGAGGTATCCCAAGAGCACCTTTTGTT GACAATGTCGACGAGTATGTGGGCGGAAAGGATGCGGAAGTCCAAACTACTATCAAGAAATTTGAGGAAACTACCGC CAAATATCGATACATGGAAATCTCCTTGCAACAACGCCGAAAAGCTCTTCTCGGCAAGATTCCCGACATTACGCAAACCCTTCAAGTGGTCAAGTATCTGCATCAGCGCCGTCAGAAGGCTCTCGGGCATCCtatagaagaagaaaagctcagcgacgatgaagatgacctCGATGATctcgatgatgaggaaaaaaaggaggagcagcCTATGAAGACTCTTTTTGAGCTCAACGATACATTATATGCGGAAGCAGAGATCATCGAAACTGGAGAGGTGGGGTTGTGGCTCGGG GCCAACACAATGTTGATGTACCCTCTGGAAGAGGCAATCGATTTACTCTCAAGCAAACTCGCAGCCGCTCAAAAATCCCAGGAGGAAACTATAGAGGATCTTGAGTGGTTAAGGGAACAGATCACTGTGATGGAAGTCAATTTCGCGAGGGTACACAAC TGGGATGTTAAAAGACGGAGAGAAAAGGGACAGATCGGTCAGCAGTCcggtcttcttccttctggcAAGGGTAATGACAAAGACGATTCTGAAGACGAACGGGACTAA